One genomic window of Hippocampus zosterae strain Florida chromosome 12, ASM2543408v3, whole genome shotgun sequence includes the following:
- the ndufv3 gene encoding serine-rich adhesin for platelets isoform X2 yields the protein MWKMSTSILLLRRLWASKHYQVENWGILRTGVSALCTTHKDEAVKSTEKTNDTDERAALLTHKTAVSFPTRVSNNGAFPTQPLGIAISVSAGKVVDALPVIDTRSPVAVDAFTPAPAPGHAATTKTLYSKHGDQSRAKITSSSSSDSSDSDSESDSESEDDNFETSTSVQEVPELRQITQIKFQHITSKENGDSNKPNKEVLAEREAKNASSTLPAEAAHTEASKNTSEGQNVRTVEDLIDSAPQLQDVPEDLSDTTETELQSEAGSSSELIAHVISPNLPVRVEDSAGKAVIEVSSPGQHPSCGLVEITEPVRPEVSANTAHLHVEDESVLQGTVEPPCGTAVVQVGGASPSGAATDVATTVHTSSPHPSELLHPLKELQTQTPHEESATMVHAEPEDTFDNSLYRNYEHHSYSTYTFADMDVEMAKYRLPQPTSGRPSPRH from the exons cactACCAGGTGGAGAACTGGGGGATCCTGAGGACCGGCGTGTCAGCATTGTGCACCACTCACAAAGACGAGGCTGTAAAGAGCACAGAAAAGA CAAATGATACAGATGAGAGAGCAGCCCTACTAACACACAAGACAGCAGTGTCTTTCCCTACGAGGGTTTCGAACAACGGAGCTTTTCCAACGCAGCCTCTGGGAATCGCAATATCAGTGTCCGCAGGCAAAGTAGTGGATGCATTGCCTGTCATTG ATACACGTTCTCCTGTGGCAGTTGACGCTTTCACTCCAGCTCCAGCCCCAGGTCATGCAGCCACAACCAAGACACTCTATTCTAAACATGGTGATCAATCAAGGGCTAAAATCACTTCCTCCTCATCCAGTGACTCttcagattctgattctgagtctGATTCTGAGTCAGAAGATGACAACTTTGAAACTTCGACCTCTGTGCAAGAGGTCCCAGAATTGCGACAGATTACACAAATAAAATTCCAACATATAACATCCAAAGAAAACGGTGATTCTAATAAACCTAATAAGGAGGTTTTAGCAGAACGTGAGGCTAAGAATGCCTCTTCTACCTTGCCAGCTGAAGCTGCACATACAGAAGCTTCTAAAAATACCAGCGAGGGACAAAATGTTCGGACTGTTGAAGACCTAATAGACTCTGCCCCACAACTCCAGGATGTGCCAGAAGATCTATCGGATACCACTGAGACAGAATTACAATCTGAAGCAGGTTCTTCTTCAGAATTAATTGCACATGTCATATCTCCCAATCTCCCTGTAAGAGTTGAAGATTCAGCAGGTAAAGCTGTGATTGAGGTTTCATCACCAGGGCAGCATCCATCTTGTGGTCTTGTAGAAATCACAGAGCCTGTGCGTCCTGAAGTGTCTGCAAATACTGCACACCTGCATGTTGAGGATGAGTCTGTCCTTCAAGGAACTGTTGAGCCTCCTTGCGGAACTGCCGTTGTGCAAGTGGGTGGTGCTTCCCCATCTGGGGCAGCTACTGATGTTGCAACCACGGTCCACACCTCGTCGCCACATCCTAGTGAGCTACTGCACCCTTTGAAAGAACTCCAGACACAGACTCCTCATGAGG AATCGGCAACCATGGTACATGCTGAGCCTGAAGATACTTTTGACAACAGCCTATACCGAAATTACGAACACCACAGCTACAGTACCTATACATTTGCAGACATGGATGTAGAGATGGCAAAGTATCGTCTCCCTCAGCCTACCTCTGGAAGACCCTCGCCTCGACACTAG
- the ndufv3 gene encoding serine-rich adhesin for platelets isoform X1: MWKMSTSILLLRRLWASKHYQVENWGILRTGVSALCTTHKDEAVKSTEKTANDTDERAALLTHKTAVSFPTRVSNNGAFPTQPLGIAISVSAGKVVDALPVIDTRSPVAVDAFTPAPAPGHAATTKTLYSKHGDQSRAKITSSSSSDSSDSDSESDSESEDDNFETSTSVQEVPELRQITQIKFQHITSKENGDSNKPNKEVLAEREAKNASSTLPAEAAHTEASKNTSEGQNVRTVEDLIDSAPQLQDVPEDLSDTTETELQSEAGSSSELIAHVISPNLPVRVEDSAGKAVIEVSSPGQHPSCGLVEITEPVRPEVSANTAHLHVEDESVLQGTVEPPCGTAVVQVGGASPSGAATDVATTVHTSSPHPSELLHPLKELQTQTPHEESATMVHAEPEDTFDNSLYRNYEHHSYSTYTFADMDVEMAKYRLPQPTSGRPSPRH; the protein is encoded by the exons cactACCAGGTGGAGAACTGGGGGATCCTGAGGACCGGCGTGTCAGCATTGTGCACCACTCACAAAGACGAGGCTGTAAAGAGCACAGAAAAGA CAGCAAATGATACAGATGAGAGAGCAGCCCTACTAACACACAAGACAGCAGTGTCTTTCCCTACGAGGGTTTCGAACAACGGAGCTTTTCCAACGCAGCCTCTGGGAATCGCAATATCAGTGTCCGCAGGCAAAGTAGTGGATGCATTGCCTGTCATTG ATACACGTTCTCCTGTGGCAGTTGACGCTTTCACTCCAGCTCCAGCCCCAGGTCATGCAGCCACAACCAAGACACTCTATTCTAAACATGGTGATCAATCAAGGGCTAAAATCACTTCCTCCTCATCCAGTGACTCttcagattctgattctgagtctGATTCTGAGTCAGAAGATGACAACTTTGAAACTTCGACCTCTGTGCAAGAGGTCCCAGAATTGCGACAGATTACACAAATAAAATTCCAACATATAACATCCAAAGAAAACGGTGATTCTAATAAACCTAATAAGGAGGTTTTAGCAGAACGTGAGGCTAAGAATGCCTCTTCTACCTTGCCAGCTGAAGCTGCACATACAGAAGCTTCTAAAAATACCAGCGAGGGACAAAATGTTCGGACTGTTGAAGACCTAATAGACTCTGCCCCACAACTCCAGGATGTGCCAGAAGATCTATCGGATACCACTGAGACAGAATTACAATCTGAAGCAGGTTCTTCTTCAGAATTAATTGCACATGTCATATCTCCCAATCTCCCTGTAAGAGTTGAAGATTCAGCAGGTAAAGCTGTGATTGAGGTTTCATCACCAGGGCAGCATCCATCTTGTGGTCTTGTAGAAATCACAGAGCCTGTGCGTCCTGAAGTGTCTGCAAATACTGCACACCTGCATGTTGAGGATGAGTCTGTCCTTCAAGGAACTGTTGAGCCTCCTTGCGGAACTGCCGTTGTGCAAGTGGGTGGTGCTTCCCCATCTGGGGCAGCTACTGATGTTGCAACCACGGTCCACACCTCGTCGCCACATCCTAGTGAGCTACTGCACCCTTTGAAAGAACTCCAGACACAGACTCCTCATGAGG AATCGGCAACCATGGTACATGCTGAGCCTGAAGATACTTTTGACAACAGCCTATACCGAAATTACGAACACCACAGCTACAGTACCTATACATTTGCAGACATGGATGTAGAGATGGCAAAGTATCGTCTCCCTCAGCCTACCTCTGGAAGACCCTCGCCTCGACACTAG